One segment of Cryptococcus neoformans var. grubii H99 chromosome 2, complete sequence DNA contains the following:
- a CDS encoding AGC/YANK protein kinase, with protein sequence MGASCCKPEAIDFEGEVNLFHFYLLRSVGKGAFGKVRVVQHKHTKTLFALKYINKQKCVKMKAVANIVQERRLLEEIDHPFVVNLRYAFQDDENCFFVLDLMLGGDLRFHLDRAGAMSEEIVRFYVAEIALAIDYLHSKRIVHRDLKPDNILLDEKGHAHITDFNIAVHFSDRRLLTGVAGSMAYMAPEILTKRGYSAPVDFWSLGILAYELLFGKRPFRGRTNSALTNSILNEALSWPEDAPGRCSSDGMHAIRGFLERDPNKRLGYRPGGGGMDNIKNHPWFRNINWEQLYDKDVVPPFEPDSKRANFDATHELEELLLEENPLKARKRKEGQDIALLSPEMRMMEQHFKVFDYTKAQRRSYYIPNPSQGSILSATAAISSPNATRPSPQIDITRPDTPSDQTGVISKTGMDVEAQILDGGGMANMGGRGGWRSSDLVERGHTVSDYRPTSTKLLTPSQHSSIEPSPTLEEHMIERHGENAL encoded by the exons ATGGGTGCTAGCTGTTGTAAACCAGAG GCCATCGACTTTGAAGGTGAAgtcaacctcttccacttttATCTGCTACGGAGTGTTGGAAAGGGAGCTTTTGGAAAG GTTCGTGTTGTCCAACATAAGCATACAAAGACTTTGTTTGCCCTCAAGTACATCAATAAACAAAAATGTGTCAAGATGAAGGCAGTAGCCAACATCGTCCAAGAGCGGCGGCTTCTTGAAGAG ATTGACCATCCGTTCGTCGTAAATCTGCGGTATGCGtttcaagatgatgagaacTGTTTCTTTGTCCTTGATCTTATGTTGGGAGGGGATTTGCGCT TCCATCTTGATCGTGCTGGTGCTATGAGTGAAGAGATTGTGCGATTCTATGTGGCCGAGATCGCTTTGGCCATTGATTATTTACACTCAAAGCGGATTGTGCATAG GGATTTAAAACCAGATAACATTCTATTAGATGAGAAGGGCCATGCTCATATAACTGACTTCAATATCGCTGTCCACTTTTCAGATCGAAGACTTCTGACAGGAGTGGCAGGAAGCATGGCATATATGG CTCCGGAGATCTTGACAAAACGCGGATATTCTGCCCCGGTAGATTTTTGGTCATTAGGGATACTTGC GTATGAGCTTCTATTCGGCAAACGTCCTTTCCGGGGCCGAACAAATAGTGCTTTGACCAACTCGATCCTCAACGAAGCTCTCAGTTGGCCCGAAGACGCCCCCGGCAGATGTTCTTCTGATGGAATGCACGCTATTCGTGGT TTTTTAGAACGAGATCCAAATAAACGACTAGGATATAGGCCGGGCGGAGGTGGTATGGACAATATAAAAAATCATCCTTGGTTCCGGAATATTAATTGGGAACAGCTGTATGATAAAGATGTTGTGCCACCATTTGAACCAGAT TCGAAGCGTGCCAATTTTGACGCCACACATgagctggaagagctgTTGTTGGAGGAGAATCCGCTCAAGGCGAGGAAACGAAAAGAAGGTCAAGACATTGCGTTATTGTCGCCAGAGATGCGTATGATGGAGCAGCA TTTCAAAGTATTTGACTACACGAAAGCGCAGCGACGCTCATATTATATCCCAAATCCCTCACAAGGCAGTATCCTTTCTGCTACAGCTGCCATATCCTCACCAAACGCCACCCGTCCATCACCTCAGATCGACATAACGCGTCCAGATACTCCCAGTGACCAAACCGGCGTGATCAGCAAAACCGGAATGGATGTCGAAGCTCAGATACTGGATGGGGGAGGAATGGCGAACATGGGGGGCAGAGGCGGTTGGAGATCATCAGATTTAGTAGAACGGGGGCATACAGTTTCGGATTATCGACCCACATCAACAAAGCTACTGACCCCTTCACAGCACTCTTCAAT cGAACCGTCTCCGACTCTAGAAGAACATATGATTGAGAGGCACGGAGAGAACGCCCTTTGA
- a CDS encoding histidinol-phosphate transaminase, whose amino-acid sequence MPILGLKATGPSAPPHFDLEPLVRPNILALQPYRCARDDYSAGILLDANENAIGPSLPSITHGQGDKATAIASQTLSLLSDEEIASLNRYPSPTHDELKREIAKLRGVPDENWVFLGVGSDEVIDMLYRVLCVPGKDRVITCPPTYGMYKVTANVNDIGVLEVPLITENGSFQLNESALDEAFKANPDIKLLFICSPGNPTGTLIPLDVIKRILNNPLFKGVVVVDEAYVDFSPEGSSAASLVNEYANVCVSQTLSKSFGLAAIRLGYLLAPPPLVQILSNTKAPYNVSLPTASIALKAVSTEGVAAMSRSVATLNGNRQILIDDLSTIKGVGGLLGGNHANFVLCQIVDEEGRPCNKRAMMVYKTMAENKGVVVRFRGTERGCEGCLRITVGTKEECKQATEHIATLLQ is encoded by the exons ATGCCTATCCTAGGTCTCAAAGCCACCGGCCCATCTGCTCCCCCCCACTTTGATTTGGAGCCCCTCGTTCGGCCTAATATTCTTGCTTTACAGCCCTATCGCTGTGCTCGAGACGATTACTCTGCCGGTATTCTTTTAGACGCCAATGAAAATGCCATTGGCCCGAGCCTCCCATCTATCACCCACGGCCAAGGTGATAAGGCAACCGCAATTGCCTCGCAAACTCTCTCCTTGCTGTCAGACGAAGAAATTGCCAGTCTTAATCGATATCCATCCCCCACTCATGATGAGCTGAAGCGAGAGATTGCTAAGCTCAGAGGAGTCCCGGATGAAAATTGGGTGTTTCTTGGCGTGGGAAGCGACGAAGTGATTGATATGCTATATAGGGTCCTTTGTGTCCCTGGTAAGGATAGGGTCATTACATGCCCTCCTACCTACGGCATGTACAAAGTCACAGCCAATGTAAACGATATTGGGGTATTGGAAGTGCCTTTAATTACGGAGAATGGATCTTTTCAGCTCAATGAGTCTGCA TTGGATGAAGCTTTCAAGGCGAATCCAGACATAAAACTCCTTTTTATTTGCTCTCCGGGCAACCCCACTGGCACTCTTATCCCTCTTGATGTAATCAAGCGTATCCTGAATAATCCCTTATTCAAAGGAGTTGTTGTCGTTGACGAGGCCTACGTGGATTTCTCGCCTGAAGGATCCAGTGCTGCCAGTCTAGTCAATGAATACGCCAACGTTTGTGTGTCACAGACCTTGAGCAAAAGTTTCGGTCTTGCTGCCATCCG TCTGGGCTATCTCCTTGCTCCACCTCCTCTAGTCCAAATTCTCAGCAACACCAAAGCTCCATACAATGTTTCCCTTCCCACCGCATCCATTGCCCTCAAAGCCGTGTCCACTGAAGGCGTTGCAGCTATGAGCCGCTCAGTAGCTACACTCAACGGAAACCGTCAAATCCTTATCGATGATCTTTCCACAATCAAGGGTGTTGGCGGATTATTGGGCGGTAATCACGCTAACTTTGTACTTTGCCAAATTgtggacgaagaaggcagGCCCTGCAACAAAAGAGCGATGATGGTTTACAAAACCATGGCCGAAAATAAGGGTGTAGTGGTGAGGTTCCGGGGTACTGAAAGGGGATGTGAAGGTTGCCTGAGAATAACAGTCGGcacgaaagaagagtgcAAGCAAGCGACTGAACACATTGCCACTCTATTGCAATAG
- a CDS encoding replication factor A3 — translation MSRLGPEPRINSKHLSQHRGEIVRLIAKVATLSGDTATLETSDGGTVGIHLPRDMHIADQYVEIIGTVKEDLTIRAHTHIGLGNNLDLKAVNNVIEFSHSPIGQSVLN, via the exons ATGTCGCGTCTTGGTCCTGAGC CGAGAATAAATAGCAAGCATCTTTCGCAACACCGTGGAGAGATTGTTAGACTGATCGCCAAGGTGGCGACGTTGTCAGGGGATACAGCAACACTTGAGACAAGCGATGGTGGTACT GTGGGGATTCATCTACCTCGG GACATGCACATTGCCGATCAATACGTTGAGATCATCGGGACAGTCAAAGAAGATCTGACAATCAGGGCCCATACGCATATCGGTCTAGGCAATAACTTAG ATTTGAAAGCGGTCAACAATGTCATTGAGTTTTCACATTCACCTATCGGGCAAAGTGTCCTCAATTAG
- a CDS encoding small nuclear ribonucleoprotein Sm D2, variant: protein MSQYAHVPKSELDEAQIRELEEYEISQGPLSVLQQSVRNSSQVLISLRNNKKLLARVKAFDRHCNMVLENVKEMWTETPKGKGKKPVNKDRFISKMFLRGDSVILVLRNAA, encoded by the exons ATGAG TCAATACGCCCACGTTCCCAAGTCCGAGCTTGATGAAGCCCAAATACGAGAGCTCGAAGAGTATGAAATCTCTCAAGGCCCCTTATCGGTCCTTCAACAATCCGTCCGCAACTCTTCTCAGGTACTTATCTCACTGCGGAATAACAAGAAACTTCTGGCGAGAGTGAAGGCCTTCGATAGGCATTGCAACATGGTCTTGGAGAACGTAAAGGAA ATGTGGACGGAGACACCGAAGGGCAAAGGGAAAAAGCCGGTGAACAAGGACCGTTTCATCTC AAAAATGTTTCTTCGAGGCGACTCTGTGATTCTTG TTCTTCGTAACGCGGCCTAG
- a CDS encoding 20S proteasome subunit beta 1 — translation MANINSVDITRLKNGEVNLGTSIMAVQFDGGVVIGADSRTTTGSYIANRVTDKLTHIHDRIYCCRSGSAADTQAIADVVHQHAQVYTSVYGSPPSVATAAGLFEKLCYENKDQLSAGIIVAGWDKENGGSVYNIPLGGGMFQQPWAIGGSGSTYVYGYCDATYQEGWSEEETVKFVKNTLSLAMARDGSSGGCIRMCVITQDKVERHFIPGNELPRFWEGKEVVGSMNAGSTAVVA, via the exons ATGGCCAACATTAACTCAGTAGACATCACTCGCCTGAAAAATGGTGAAGTAAACTTAGGG ACATCCATCATGGCCGTTCAGTTCGATGGTGGTGTTGTCATTGGTGCGGACAGTAGGACAACAACTGGTTCCTATATT GCCAATCGAGTCACAGATAAGCTCACTCATATCCATGATCGCATTTACTGTTGTCGATCTGGGTCAGCTGCAGACACGCAAGCTATTGCCGATGTCGTTCACCAGCATGCTCAGGTCTATACCTCTGTCTATGGGTCACCACCTTCAGTTGCCACTGCTGCCGGACTGTTTGAAAAGTTATGTTATGAAAACAAGGATCAGCTCTCGGCGGGCATCATTGTTGCAGGTTGGGACAAGGAAAATGGCGGATCAGTTTACAATATTCCACTAGGAGGCGGGATGTTCCAACAACCTTGGGCCATTGGAG GTTCCGGCTCAACTTATGTCTATGGTTATTGTGACGCCACCTATCAAGAGGGGTggtcagaagaagaaactgTCAAGTTTGTGAAGAATA ctctttctcttgcGATGGCGCGAGATGGTTCTTCGGGTGGTTGTATTCGGATGTGTGTCATCACCCAAGACAAAGTTGAGCGCCACTTTATCCCTGGAAATGAATTGCCAAGGTTTtgggaaggcaaggaagtgGTGGGCAGCATGAATGCCGGAAGCACGGCCGTGGTGGCATAA
- a CDS encoding cell growth-regulating nucleolar protein translates to MVSFQCDACADTVKKPKLDQHRSRCFASFTCLDCSKTFKNPSEYKGHTSCISEAEKYQGALYKGSKKEQTQSQPQSVTPVFEAEPAASAPSIHPSRLRQMTSSSSDSHRGGFQDRGTRGMRGGRGGRGGYQSRGAHNGGERSYASAMNKLESTVGMRSWGSPAVAESTPENAEVREEVGEKKDEKKRKKKGDKGGTGSRANSKNARSEEPSSAPPETSEPKSKKRKIDDVDIVAGPENPSSADSVEPVSSKTIKRLKKRLSKLEEKQEMSLGELVDSLQKDEKKAVEAAEIMKGIKISFKDGSWVLNV, encoded by the exons ATGGTTTCTTTCCA GTGCGACGCTTGTGCCGATACGGTCAAGAAGCCTAAACTTGACCAGCATCGCTCTAGATGTTTTGCCTCTTTCACCTGTCTTG ACTGTTCGAAGACCTTCAAGAACCCTTCAGAATACAA AGGCCACACTTCCTGTATCTCAGAAGCGGAGAAGTATCAGGGCGCCCTCTATAAGGGCTCTAAGAAG GAACAGACCCAAAGCCAACCACAGTCAGTAACCCCCGTATTCGAAGCCGAACCTGCGGCTTCTGCGCCTAGCATCCACCCCTCGCGTCTTCGGCAAATGACCTCGTCATCGAGCGACAGTCATCGAGGAGGGTTTCAAGATCGGGGAACTCGAGGGATGCGTGGTGGTCGTGGAGGGCGTGGCGGTTATCAGAGTCGGGGGGCTCACAACGGAGGAGAAAGATCTTACGCCTCTGCCATGAACAAACTCGAAAGTACCGTTGGAATGAGGTCTTGGGGCTCCCCTGCTGTCGCCGAAAGCACCCCTGAGAACGCCGAGGTCAGGGAGGAAGtaggagagaagaaagatgaaaagaagaggaaaaagaagggagacaAAGGGGGGACTGGGTCAAGGGCAAACTCCAAAAACGCTCGAAGCGAAGAGCCAAGCTCTGCCCCGCCTGAAACTTCTGAACCCAAAAGCAAAAAACGCAAGATTGACGATGTTGATATTGTGGCTGGCCCCGAGAATCCATCTTCTGCCGATTCGGTCGAACCTGTCTCTTCGAAGACTATCAAACGTTTGAAAAAACGCCTTTCGaagcttgaagaaaagcAGGAAATGAGTCTAGGAGAGCTGGTCGACTCCCTGCAAAAGGATGAAAAAAAGGCCGTTGAGGCAGCAGAAATCATGAAGGGCATTAAAATCTCTTTCAAGGACGGTTCTTGGGTTTTGAACGTTTAG
- a CDS encoding osomolarity two-component system, response regulator SSK1 — translation MWGSNASIAASESTDSLSPAPSQSAAVEFPLPMSASSSSTSSQPLFDWRIPKPTSPRTRMDPFDTFDPVSSSSEDDPVPQESRRAGHQRSVTDPLLRDGQPLDMEFTTAGPPIQSYDFEQPPTFSRTLSSPLPAKVGSLRHPMPFTIDDLSSRNVNSTHRPQPTTPLHSISVELADSLQSAIQTLLHLSPPHLLDNAKEQYSGCTVQIPATSLSALLTSMRGLNFLSAHAEELVDMSARGDPPVLHQEDFDVGELLQNVADMLSGEAAEKRIDFVLFHGDVAMRHVSVYGDSDGISYTLSHVIRQILAVANYDDTIELGLQVIPQSPSLASAVGLPLTSADVSGGGGVKSASTSRSGSPNNSLSRSNSVHDGPLLCVFEIVHNIYQPPPSSASATPKAELNPFTHLAEETEALKPRLDTAFCKNLLHRQNAVLKVDVQPSSPLGSGMPRRAYALSVLLPRGKPITEPAILSKEEQEVRQPFSSHVLAREPTLNELSEFAESLRGRKVFIHANLSSVFARHLTSYLAAWGMDISHLPTDGDEADKLKDVAAKHDSAYTGSMGVSGGTTSSAETPYSIKPTGVTAVQPGHFVIIDDDVAVLRRELVRIRSELLPILFKPRLSKRPTMTSRTRSTPSLRQVPPRSSSGSVLIHFTSLANYNRVRDAIASFVGAPGLTNPETYVQPEVIVIPKPVGPRRFLTALHTAVKQPMVDPFFSPIATSPRSPGGGYFGGLRTPTERESGFFDSVAEEPHEEADSRPDYATVQKARSPLGEFPPSAAQIVRTNQGLHLSLPTPNEIMTTPAPEYFSGSSKSPSSGASGVVMQSPDGRPFGMFFEPPIKNERRGSTHRTPSDSIRRKQANRRASTSDEPFSSPSTALPPRRSSTISTTGNEEHRSSPIANVTDRPTHSRVNSRRKNNLPAAEQPILAVGRAKGRERSETVTKGGDLGSRKGTPAASPRIEEKKELERGEKTKSLAPSTAPTKKNAKVDVVVPPINVLIVEDNPINQNILSMFLRKKKIKNSSAKDGAEAVEKWRTGGFHLILMDIQLPVMDGIAATKEIRRLERHNNIGVFPSTPAAELPRGQNVADSPPPSSPFRSSVIIVALTASSLQSDRVAALAAGCNDFLTKPVSLKWLDKKIVEWGCMQALIDFDGWRRWKSSDTKNPSETKQGFSVGPQQAARSLASRLRIERKGSRSPAAPVSTPRLNLQSATPDRPETPPDSTSQMPKAPPVAASDPPLSPKSLNKTVNDVFEQADARLENAREEQGVSSQKENTSLTDSTNTTITPSKTYPAPPP, via the exons ATGTGGGGCTCAAATGCTTCCATCGCCGCCTCGGAGTCGACCGACTCCCTTtcccccgccccctccCAGTCTGCCGCCGTAGAGTTCCCCCTGCCC ATGtccgcttcctcctcctccacctcctcccagCCTCTCTTTGATTGGCGCATTCCCAAGCCCACCTCACCCCGCACACGCATGGACCCATTCGACACTTTTGATCCTGTATCCTCAAGCTCAGAGGATGATCCGGTCCCTCAAGAGAGCCGCCGTGCTGGTCATCAGCGCTCCGTAACAGATCCTCTTTTACGAGATGGCCAACCCCTCGATATGGAGTTCACTACTGCCGGGCCGCCTATACAGAGCTACGACTTTGAACAACCGCCCACGTTTAGCAGAACGTTatcttcccctcttccaGCTAAAGTCGGCTCGCTTAGACACCCTATGCCATTCACCATTGACGATTTAAGCTCTCGCAATGTGAATTCAACCCATCGTCCGCAGCCGACTACACCTCTGCATTCCATATCCGTTGAGTTAGCCGATTCCTTGCAATCGGCCATTCAAACATTACTGCATCTGTCCCCACCTCACCTACTCGATAACGCAAAAGAACAGTACTCTGGATGCACGGTACAGATACCTGCTACCTCGCTTTCGGCCCTTTTGACCTCTATGAGAGGCCTCAACTTCTTGTCGGCGCATGCTGAAGAACTGGTCGACATGAGTGCACGTGGAGATCCACCTGTACTCCATCAAGAAGACTTCGATGTAGGAGAACTTTTGCAAAACGTTGCGGATATGTTGAGTGGAGAAGCAGCAGAAAAACGGATTGATTTCGTTTTGTTCCATGGCGACGTAGCGATGAGGCATGTCAGTGTGTATGGAGATTCTGATGGAATTAGCTATACCTTGAGTCAT GTTATTCGACAAATACTGGCAGTAGCCAATTACGATGATACCATAGAACTCGGCCTTCAAGTCATTCCTCAAAGTCCATCTTTAGCTTCCGCCGTCGGACTTCCTCTAACCTCTGCCGATGTtagtggaggaggtggtgtCAAGTCAGCGTCCACATCTCGGTCAGGCTCCCCCAATAACAGTCTCTCTCGATCTAATTCTGTCCATGACGGGCCCCTTCTCTGTGTGTTCGAAATAGTACATAACATCTATCAGCCACCACCAAGCTCGGCATCCGCCACTCCTAAAGCCGAGCTGAACCCTTTCACTCATCTTGCTGAAGAAACCGAAGCCTTGAAACCAAGATTGGATACAGCATTTTGCAAAAACCTGCTTCATCGGCAAAATGCTGTCCTCAAAGTTGATGTGCagccttcatctcctttaGGATCCGGGATGCCCCGTAGAGCTTACGCGTTATCAGTGCTCCTACCAAGAGGTAAACCCATCACTGAGCCTGCAATACTTTCTAAAGAGGAACAAGAAGTTCGTCAACCATTTTCATCCCACGTACTTGCACGAGAACCCACCCTCAATGAGCTCTCGGAATTTGCTGAATCATtacgaggaagaaaggtgtTTATCCATGCCAATTTGAGTAGTGTTTTCGCGAGACACCTCACGAGCTACCTAGCTGCATGGGGAATGGATATATCGCATCTACCGACAGATGGCGATGAGGCTGATAAATTGAAGGATGTCGCGGCCAAACATGACTCGGCTTATACTGGATCTATGGGTGTGTCAGGCGGCACTACTTCCAGCGCAGAAACGCCCTATTCAATTAAACCGACCGGCGTGACTGCTGTTCAACCTGGACACTTTGTCATTATCGACGATGATGTTGCGGTCTTGCGCCGTGAACTCGTGCGCATCCGTTCAGAATTACTTCCCATTCTCTTTAAACCTAGACTGTCAAAGCGTCCCACTATGACTTCTCGAACCCGTTCCACCCCTTCATTGCGACAGGTCCCCCCAAGGTCATCATCGGGTTCTGTACTTATACACTTTACCTCTCTTGCCAATTATAACCGAGTTCGAGACGCGATTGCGAGCTTTGTGGGGGCGCCAGGGTTAACCAATCCGGAAACTTATGTTCAGCCGGAGGTGATAGTGATACCCAAGCCTGTTGGACCACGAAGATTTTTGACTGCTCTGCATACCGCTGTGAAACAGCCTATGGTTGACCCATTTTTCTCCCCTATCGCCACATCTCCTAGATCACCAGGCGGAGGTTACTTTGGTGGTTTGCGGACTCCGACGGAGAGAGAATCAGGATTCTTTGATTCTGTTGCAGAAGAACCACATGAAGAGGCGGATTCGCGACCAGATTATGCCACGGTGCAGAAAGCCAGATCTCCTTTAGGAGAATTTCCGCCTTCTGCGGCACAGATCGTTCGTACCAACCAAGGCTTGCATCTTTCGCTTCCCACTCCAAATGAAATTATGACAACGCCTGCTCCAGAATATTTTTCTGGGTCTTCCAAGTCTCCTAGCTCTGGTGCGTCCGGAGTCGTGATGCAGAGCCCTGATGGTCGTCCTTTCGGAATGTTTTTCGAACCGCCCATAAAAAATGAGCGCCGCGGATCTACTCACAGGACGCCTTCCGATTCCATCAGGAGGAAACAAGCGAACCGCCGTGCGTCTACAAGTGATGAacccttttcttcaccttctacCGCCCTACCTCCCCGTCGCTCGTCCACAATTTCTACGACTGGCAATGAGGAACACCGCAGTTCACCTATCGCTAACGTCACAGACCGTCCTACCCATTCAAGGGTAAattcaagaaggaagaacaaTCTTCCGGCGGCGGAGCAACCTATTTTGGCTGTGGGCAGGGCAAAAGGCAGGGAAAGATCGGAGACTGTCACGAAGGGAGGGGACCTCGGGTCGAGAAAAGGTACACCAGCGGCAAGCCCACGTatagaggagaagaaggaattggAAAGAGGCGAGAAGACTAAAAGCCTGGCTCCTTCAACTGCTCctacgaagaagaatgctAAAGTCGATGTTGTGGTGCCGCCCATCAACGTGCTGATTGTTGAAG ACAACCCCATCAATCAAAACATTTTGAGTATGTTCctgagaaaaaagaagataaagaatTCCTCGGCCAAGGATGGCGCAGAAGCTGTTGAAAAGTGGAGGACTGGAGGCTTCCATCTGATTCTG ATGGATATCCAATTGCCCGTCATGGATGGCATAGCTGCTACCAAAGAGATTCGTCGACTTGAACGTCACAATAACATTGGCGTTTTTCCATCGACTCCAGCGGCCGAACTTCCTCGGGGTCAAAATGTTGCGGattctccaccaccatcttctccatttcgCTCGTCAGTTATCATTGTTGCCCTGACAGCCTCGTCCTTGCAAAGCGACAGAGTAGCTGCTTTGGCTGCTGGCTGTAATGACTTCTTGACCAAGCCTGTGTCTTTGAAATGGTTGGACAAAAAGATTGTGGAATGGGGTTGTATGCAG GCATTGATTGATTTTGACGGCTGGCGACGATGGAAGAGCTCCGATACCAAGAATCCTAGCGAAACTAAGCAGGGCTTCTCAGTGGGCCCTCAACAGGCTGCTAGGTCGCTTGCTAGCAGACTACGTATTGAACGCAAAGGATCTCGATCTCCGGCAGCTCCAGTATCAACCCCGCGACTCAATTTGCAGTCGGCAACCCCAGATAGGCCAGAAACCCCCCCAGATTCCACGTCACAAATGCCAAAGGCCCCGCCCGTTGCAGCCTCTGACCCCCCGTTATCTCCCAAGTCGCTGAACAAGACAGTTAATGATGTCTTCGAGCAAGCAGACGCTAGACTCGAAAATGCGCGGGAGGAACAAGGAGTATCAAGTCAAAAGGAAAACACAAGCTTAACAGATTCAACAAACACCACCATTACGCCCTCAAAGACCTATCCGGCTCCTCCCCCATGA